In one window of Fibrobacter sp. DNA:
- a CDS encoding glycoside hydrolase family 43 protein has protein sequence MNKKIFLAATLVSVSSMVMSCGDDESVNKNPDDDPTLEQPGDSLDQELPGDDSGDITNPEQPKDSLNPIQPKDSVSQEQPSDPLDKDDGIKNVAKYDIALTIEDIIVDWFGGGGEKDTTNNSFTYKQYANNYWDIHDLDTDVFTKVEIAFTKAVEYDNIDVIATYSDETKTTERISSGAKNFALTFEPGKTLVSLALVVSPDTPSDAATINFGKIIIRAKDSDGTVSKMPVKSPKLGVGNGNPILDFQYCADPTAIEYKGRLYVYGTNDHQQYEEGVSNTYEKIKTLVMMSTDDMVNWTYHGLIPVGEVAPWIMASWAPSIISKEQADGSTLFSLYFSNSGFGTGVIQAKSPVGPWTSPLSKSLIDGDHPVVKGSGSIFDPGAVIDDNGDGWLSFGNGQGWIAKLKPDLHSLDGDPVKLPSPFHFEANELNYINGKYVYTFNNDWDDHTPWDWGGEAPTACSMNYFTSTEPLNPDSWTYGGNYFKNMGENGMTYGNNHTHLHKYQDKWYLFYQAAILEASIGSHGGFRSILVDEIEVDEAKVVIKEATPTYKGVKAIKNLDPYIVQQASTAAATLGIRYVQTEEPGHMVATIGTPSKDGPAPTEGIIEVRNVNFSSAKTLKALVKGKGSVTLRLDKRDGANVATVNSSASDWQELEAKCSGITSGVHTVYLIIKGEVQFDTWQFAN, from the coding sequence ATGAATAAGAAAATCTTTCTTGCGGCAACGCTTGTGTCCGTTTCGTCCATGGTAATGTCTTGCGGAGACGATGAATCCGTAAACAAGAACCCTGATGACGACCCCACTCTGGAACAGCCTGGCGACTCACTTGACCAGGAACTACCTGGAGATGATTCCGGTGATATTACTAACCCGGAACAGCCCAAGGATTCCCTCAATCCTATTCAGCCTAAAGACAGCGTCTCTCAAGAGCAGCCTAGCGACCCTCTCGACAAGGATGATGGCATAAAGAACGTGGCGAAGTACGATATCGCACTCACTATTGAAGATATCATCGTGGACTGGTTTGGCGGCGGCGGCGAAAAGGACACAACTAACAACAGCTTTACCTACAAGCAATACGCCAACAACTATTGGGATATTCACGACCTGGACACGGACGTTTTCACCAAGGTTGAGATAGCTTTTACCAAGGCCGTTGAATACGACAATATTGACGTAATCGCAACCTACAGCGACGAAACCAAGACAACGGAAAGAATCTCTAGCGGTGCAAAAAATTTTGCATTGACCTTTGAACCGGGCAAAACTCTCGTTAGCTTGGCACTGGTCGTAAGCCCCGACACACCTAGTGATGCAGCGACCATTAATTTCGGTAAAATCATTATCCGCGCAAAGGACTCTGACGGCACTGTAAGCAAGATGCCAGTGAAGTCCCCAAAACTGGGCGTGGGCAATGGCAACCCTATTCTGGATTTCCAGTACTGCGCAGACCCGACCGCCATTGAATACAAGGGACGCCTCTATGTGTATGGAACCAATGACCATCAGCAGTACGAAGAAGGTGTCAGCAATACTTACGAGAAGATCAAGACTTTGGTAATGATGTCCACCGACGATATGGTCAACTGGACTTACCACGGATTGATTCCTGTCGGCGAGGTGGCTCCCTGGATTATGGCTTCATGGGCACCAAGCATCATCAGCAAGGAACAGGCCGATGGCAGCACCCTCTTCTCCCTCTATTTCTCCAATAGCGGTTTTGGCACCGGTGTTATCCAGGCAAAGTCTCCGGTAGGCCCGTGGACATCTCCTTTGAGCAAGAGCCTTATCGATGGCGACCATCCTGTTGTAAAGGGCAGCGGTTCCATATTTGACCCAGGTGCTGTAATTGACGACAATGGCGATGGATGGCTTTCGTTTGGTAATGGTCAAGGCTGGATCGCCAAGCTCAAACCAGATCTGCACTCTCTCGATGGGGATCCGGTCAAGCTTCCGTCCCCGTTCCATTTCGAGGCTAATGAGCTCAATTATATTAACGGCAAGTACGTGTACACCTTCAACAACGATTGGGATGACCATACGCCCTGGGATTGGGGTGGCGAGGCGCCAACTGCCTGCAGCATGAATTACTTTACCAGCACCGAGCCACTGAATCCCGATTCCTGGACCTACGGCGGAAACTACTTCAAGAACATGGGTGAAAATGGCATGACCTACGGCAACAACCACACCCATCTCCATAAGTATCAGGACAAGTGGTATCTGTTCTATCAGGCAGCAATTCTTGAGGCTTCCATCGGTTCCCATGGCGGTTTCCGCAGCATCTTGGTTGACGAAATCGAGGTGGACGAAGCAAAGGTTGTCATCAAGGAAGCTACGCCGACTTACAAGGGCGTAAAGGCTATCAAGAATCTTGACCCCTATATTGTGCAGCAGGCATCAACAGCTGCGGCTACCTTGGGCATTCGCTATGTGCAGACAGAGGAACCGGGCCACATGGTGGCTACAATCGGAACTCCCAGCAAGGACGGCCCCGCACCTACAGAAGGCATCATCGAAGTTCGTAATGTAAATTTCAGCAGTGCAAAAACTTTGAAGGCTTTGGTGAAGGGCAAGGGTTCTGTAACTCTCCGTCTTGATAAACGGGATGGTGCAAACGTTGCCACAGTCAACAGTTCTGCAAGCGACTGGCAGGAACTGGAAGCAAAGTGCAGTGGCATCACAAGCGGCGTTCACACCGTCTACTTGATAATCAAGGGTGAAGTGCAGTTCGATACCTGGCAGTTCGCGAACTAG